The DNA region GCACGGTCTCTTGGTGGTAAGATATTGCAGTGTTGGCGCGTCCCAGATGAAAACGTAATCTTCGCCTGTGGGTAGAATTCCTGCCCCAGCTCGCCTTATGCCCTCCGAACTGTTATCGACCATCGCACTGGGTGTATTCATCATAAACATTCCCATCGTGTGGTAAGTGTCAATTGGAGAATTGGCGAAGAAGCTCTCGACGGCCGAGCCTTTCACTGTGCCGTAGGGAACCTGAACCTGAGCTGCTAGGTCGTCGATAGATGATATACCGTTTGGAATGCGTTGAAAAGTGAGAAAAGCGGCCAAATTTGCTGTGTACGTTGCCACGAGGATCATGACGAAGAAATACCAAATGCCGATAAGAATTTTAGCTGGAAGAAACGTGGCTCCCTCTGATCCCTGCTGCATTGCGGTCGTGAAGAAAAACCAAACCGATTCGTATAGTTTGTAACGAAAATAGTGAAAACACCCGTGACGATTTTCATGAAGATCGCGAGTCTCTTGCAAGCGCGATGGGGTGATCATCTGGAGAAGAGGCAAAGTTAGACTGGCAacgaagatgaagacgataGCAAGAATCCACAGGCGAGGGGACAAAGGATCGAGAAATGCAAAGTAAGTTGCAGTTATCGGATGAGGCTTTGAAGACATGAGCATGAGTCCGGAGTCCATCCAAGGTTTCGTGAAGTCGACGTGCTTCTGACGATTAGCCGTGATCATTATGGGTGCGACAGCTAAATCGGCCCTCTAGTGGGtcggaaagaaaacgcttaTTGATTTAGACTCGAGTGCTTTCTCTCGCCTCTTACGCAGTGCACAATTTCGCCTAACAATCCTCCCGGTTCTGCTACCCCGCGCCTCGTTGTGTGAAAATCTCCGTACGTTCCGTCGGGAGAAAGTCCAAATGTGTATGTGAAAGGAAAACCCGTTGCATCCATATTCTTTTTGAGCAGCTCCATCATGTCCACGAGAAATCCCGTGTACCGGGGAGTCGAGTTCTTGTTGTAAAACAAGAACGGCGGTTCCTAATAGTACATATTGTATACAGAcatcaaatattttctgaTTTCTAGAAGAGCACGCTTGCCTCGATTGTTACAACACGAAAGTGATACGAGCCATTTACTGGAGCTACTGGTTGGCACTCCACGAAGTCTCGCCTCTTTCGCGAATACGTTTTGAGTGGATCTTTACCGCTGAACATCACGAGCTTACCACCATTGTATACACCAGCCTTAATGAATTAAAATCCGCCTTCTATCCCCCATACGATCTAAGTGTAAATTCCTACCTTATTGAGAGTGTCGCTCAAACTAAATATATTGTATTGATCATAAGTTCTGCCTTTGAGGTAGCTGTCAAACCGAATGGGGCCCCCAGCAGTTAGACCATCAAGCTTCATTGCCAAGTATcaatagatagatagatagtaGAGGATCTCTTCTGCGCCTACCTTTTGGGCTTGATTTCTGATAGCCTGGAGAGTGAGGTCTGATGCGTTCATCTCAATAAGATAACTTAGTAGGAGAAGTCCGTCGTGCAGATGCATAGCGGTAGGCTAATTACAAAAGTGAAAACTTAGCTTAGCCTCAATTAACATAAAGAAGCGAGCTGACCAAGATCTCCttagaaaacgaattgacAAGCCATTCATGAATCGTAGCATTGTGAGAAAAGCTTCTTGTCATTCCGAAGAGGTGAACACCAAGTGGAAAAAGTGTCTTAGGAttgttttgaagcaaaagcTACATATAGAGAAATAAAACCAGCCCTGTTAGCTATAAGAATACACTCCAGAAGCTTCATTACCCTTTTGGTAACATCTTCCGTGAATATCCAAGAATTTAAACCTTTCCACTCCGACAGAGCCTAGTAGAACAAAATGTGAATTGCGCAGAATTTCACAGCGGAGAGGAAGGACAAAAATGTCTTGACCTTTCCCCCTCCAAGTCTAAGAATATCTAACTAACCGATTTTAATCTCTCAAAACAGGTGCTAGTTGAACAGTGAACCACTATGGCATCACTTTCACTTTCACGTCTTCTCCAACGCGTTTTAGTCGTCAAAGGTCGGATCACAAACACGTCAAAATCCGGAAGTTGGGAAGAGGCATCTTagagcaaaaagaaacgaaacaaaAAGACTTATCCAGTATATGCTTCGATTCAAGGCCCATACTAGTACCATCTGTCCACAGTTCTAGCCACTGCCAACCGTTCTGCGTGGCTATTTCTTTCGCAACGTTCAATTGGCCCTCGACAGAGTGTCCCATCCCGACAAGCGTGCGAGAGTATTTGAATGCGAGTACAGGCGTCgtagccgtcgccgccgccggaaaAGATGCTCGTTGCAAGCATTCAGGCGTAAGATGCATAGAGTTCGTCAGTTCGTAAGAGACTTGTTGAAAAAGAGAGCTGGTGAACTTGACGTGCGCGCCAACTAATGATCTCGAACCTTCGTGGCAGCCTTTCTCTTTGCCAACGACGGTGATGTTTTGCACTGTCGGATTCATCTCGTGAACACTCCTGACGATGGCTTCCATAAAAGGCTCGGAAAGGAGGTCTGCGTCATCTGCACACCATCATTTTGCGCAAACCTTGCCCATGTGGCTAGGGTAGTTGTACTTACCTGCAGAGATAGAGTTGATAAGAAATAGAAGACCAAAGAGTCTTGCTACGAAGGACATTCCGGCGATCTGCCTTTGGACTTGAAAGTGACTAACTGTTCGTTCAGGAACGATGTATCAACTTTAGTACTACAGTACTGACGTCAGGAACACGTTGCTATAAATATCGTTAGGCACAGAAATAGAGCTACGAATAAATGCGAGCTCCACAGTTACGAAGTGCAGTGGGATTGCATTAATTAACGGTTTGATACTGCCCCCGTTCAAAAGTAAGGAGTGCTCATGATTAGAATATCTATGACTGGGTCTCAATAGCTCTGAGACAAGCTGACGTTGAATCTTTAGTATCGAAACATTTTCAGCCTAGAGATGTTGGGGAAACTCTAAATAAATAGGAAGCGGAGTCTCatatttattcagaatgtCTCAGACGGGTCTCGGCCGCCCAATTAAAATATAAATGCAATACAACATTAGACCCACGACGTAGTAAAATCGCTAAGGTTGCCCAAATAGCTTACGTAGCCGTTTTCTACTTTCTTCTCACTGTCCTGCCGCTCAGGAAGCTGCTACACAAAATAAAACACATTAGCAGGGAAAGAAATTAGTTGGACGTACCTCCGTCGGGATCACACTAGCGAGAgtagcaacagcagcagcattaGAAGCGGACATTCTAACGGACTTTGGCCGCTTACGTGATTCCGATTTATATATGGCGAGACGAATGACAAGGGCGAGAACGAAAGCCAATCCGAGAGCGAAAGCCAACACAATAAAGACGCCAATCATGTGCTGAATGCCGACCTGATCGGCATCGGTCGTCGAACTactctcgtcgacgcactCACCGGCGTCAAGCCAACGTCGACTCGCATCCTCCATCCAACCCTCGCCGCGCATTTTGAGCACTTCGAGCGTGAAGTTTCGCAAGTATGCCGCGTGCTGCGGCATAGCGATGCCGTATCCCTGCTTATTAAACGTTCGACCGACAATTCGCGACTTGCACGGAATCTGCGACTCGAAAAACTGCAATATCGGCGAATCCCAGATAAAGACGTAGGTGCCGTTGGACACGCGATTGAACCCCTCGATCGC from Oscarella lobularis chromosome 19, ooOscLobu1.1, whole genome shotgun sequence includes:
- the LOC136198534 gene encoding glutamate receptor ionotropic, kainate 3-like isoform X1, with the translated sequence MSFVARLFGLLFLINSISADDADLLSEPFMEAIVRSVHEMNPTVQNITVVGKEKGCHEVSYELTNSMHLTPECLQRASFPAAATATTPVLAFKYSRTLVGMGHSVEGQLNVAKEIATQNGWQWLELWTDDASSQLPDFDVFVIRPLTTKTRWRRRESESDAIVVHCSTSTCFERLKSALSEWKGLNSWIFTEDVTKRLLLQNNPKTLFPLGVHLFGMTRSFSHNATIHEWLVNSFSKEILPTAMHLHDGLLLLSYLIEMNASDLTLQAIRNQAQKLDGLTAGGPIRFDSYLKGRTYDQYNIFSLSDTLNKAGVYNGGKLVMFSGKDPLKTYSRKRRDFVECQPVAPVNGSYHFRVVTIEEPPFLFYNKNSTPRYTGFLVDMMELLKKNMDATGFPFTYTFGLSPDGTYGDFHTTRRGVAEPGGLLGEIVHCRADLAVAPIMITANRQKHVDFTKPWMDSGLMLMSSKPHPITATYFAFLDPLSPRLWILAIVFIFVASLTLPLLQMITPSRLQETRDLHENRHGCFHYFRYKLYESVWFFFTTAMQQGSEGATFLPAKILIGIWYFFVMILVATYTANLAAFLTFQRIPNGISSIDDLAAQVQVPYGTVKGSAVESFFANSPIDTYHTMGMFMMNTPSAMVDNSSEGIRRAGAGILPTGEDYVFIWDAPTLQYLTTKRPCSTRVLGRSFNRHGYGIVMPKGMPYRDRFSIEILKIRDRGNIEQFSADWFDAAECDSGPTLSDTGQVDVINMVGVFILLAVGIALAFLVALFHRFTFNFRGGSFNPRVPRSEEEPPQKKNASDEIEKRQWHGDLTNQ
- the LOC136198534 gene encoding glutamate receptor ionotropic, kainate 3-like isoform X3, giving the protein MSFVARLFGLLFLINSISADDADLLSEPFMEAIVRSVHEMNPTVQNITVVGKEKGCHEVSYELTNSMHLTPECLQRASFPAAATATTPVLAFKYSRTLVGMGHSVEGQLNVAKEIATQNGWQWLELWTDDASSQLPDFDVFVIRPLTTKTRWRRRESESDAIVVHCSTSTCFERLKSALSEWKGLNSWIFTEDVTKRLLLQNNPKTLFPLGVHLFGMTRSFSHNATIHEWLVNSFSKEILPTAMHLHDGLLLLSYLIEMNASDLTLQAIRNQAQKLDGLTAGGPIRFDSYLKGRTYDQYNIFSLSDTLNKAGVYNGGKLVMFSGKDPLKTYSRKRRDFVECQPVAPVNGSYHFRVVTIEEPPFLFYNKNSTPRYTGFLVDMMELLKKNMDATGFPFTYTFGLSPDGTYGDFHTTRRGVAEPGGLLGEIVHCRADLAVAPIMITANRQKHVDFTKPWMDSGLMLMSSKPHPITATYFAFLDPLSPRLWILAIVFIFVASLTLPLLQMITPSRLQETRDLHENRHGCFHYFRYKLYESVWFFFTTAMQQGSEGATFLPAKILIGIWYFFVMILVATYTANLAAFLTFQRIPNGISSIDDLAAQVQVPYGTVKGSAVESFFANSPIDTYHTMGMFMMNTPSAMVDNSSEGIRRAGAGILPTGEDYVFIWDAPTLQYLTTKRPCSTRVLGRSFNRHGYGIVMPKVFGRLVRCGRVR
- the LOC136198534 gene encoding glutamate receptor ionotropic, kainate 3-like isoform X2, translating into MSFVARLFGLLFLINSISADLLSEPFMEAIVRSVHEMNPTVQNITVVGKEKGCHEVSYELTNSMHLTPECLQRASFPAAATATTPVLAFKYSRTLVGMGHSVEGQLNVAKEIATQNGWQWLELWTDDASSQLPDFDVFVIRPLTTKTRWRRRESESDAIVVHCSTSTCFERLKSALSEWKGLNSWIFTEDVTKRLLLQNNPKTLFPLGVHLFGMTRSFSHNATIHEWLVNSFSKEILPTAMHLHDGLLLLSYLIEMNASDLTLQAIRNQAQKLDGLTAGGPIRFDSYLKGRTYDQYNIFSLSDTLNKAGVYNGGKLVMFSGKDPLKTYSRKRRDFVECQPVAPVNGSYHFRVVTIEEPPFLFYNKNSTPRYTGFLVDMMELLKKNMDATGFPFTYTFGLSPDGTYGDFHTTRRGVAEPGGLLGEIVHCRADLAVAPIMITANRQKHVDFTKPWMDSGLMLMSSKPHPITATYFAFLDPLSPRLWILAIVFIFVASLTLPLLQMITPSRLQETRDLHENRHGCFHYFRYKLYESVWFFFTTAMQQGSEGATFLPAKILIGIWYFFVMILVATYTANLAAFLTFQRIPNGISSIDDLAAQVQVPYGTVKGSAVESFFANSPIDTYHTMGMFMMNTPSAMVDNSSEGIRRAGAGILPTGEDYVFIWDAPTLQYLTTKRPCSTRVLGRSFNRHGYGIVMPKGMPYRDRFSIEILKIRDRGNIEQFSADWFDAAECDSGPTLSDTGQVDVINMVGVFILLAVGIALAFLVALFHRFTFNFRGGSFNPRVPRSEEEPPQKKNASDEIEKRQWHGDLTNQ